Proteins encoded together in one Prionailurus viverrinus isolate Anna chromosome B1, UM_Priviv_1.0, whole genome shotgun sequence window:
- the SDAD1 gene encoding protein SDA1 homolog isoform X2 translates to MTFCKALILLRNKNLINPSSLLELFFELLRCHDKLLRKTLYTHIVTDIKNINAKHKNNKVNIVLQNFMYTMLRDSNATAAKISLDVMIELYRRNIWNDAKTVNVITTACFSKVTKILVAALTFFLGKDEEEKQDSDSESEDEGPTARDLLVQYATGKKSSKNKKRLEKAMKVLKKQKKKKKPEVFNFSAIHLIHDPQDFAEKLLKQLESSKERFEVKMMLMNLISRLVGIHELFLFNFYPFVQRFLQPHQREVTKILLFAAQASHHLVPPEIIQSLLMTVANNFVTDKNSGEVMTVGINAIKEITARCPLAMTEELLQDLAQYKTHKDKNVMMSARTLIQLFRTLNPQMLQKKFRGKPTEASIEARVQEYGELDAKDYIPGAEVLEVEKEENAENDEDGWETTSLSEEADADGEWVDVHHSSDEEQQEISKKLNSMPMDERRAKAAAVSTSRVLTQEDFQKIRMAQMRKELDAAPGKAQKRKHIEIDSDEEPRGELLSLRDIERLHKKPKSDKETRLATAMAGKTDRKEFVRKKTKMNPFSSSTNKEKKKQKNFMMMRYSHNVRSKNKRSFREKQLALRDALLKKRKRMK, encoded by the exons ATG aCATTTTGCAAAGCTTTGATCTTGCTGAGAAACAAGAATCTCATCAATCCATCAAGTTTGCTAGAACTCTTCTTTGAACTTCTGCGTTGCCATGATAAGCTTCTGCGAAAG acTTTATACACACATATTGTCACTGATATCaagaatataaatgcaaaacacAAGAACAATAAAGTGAACATA GTGTTGCAGAATTTCATGTATACCATGTTAAGAGATAGCAATGCAACTGCAGCCAAGATATCTTTGGATGTGATGATTGAACTCTACAGAAGAAACATCtg GAATGATGCCAAAACTGTCAATGTGATAACAACTGCGTGTTTCTCTAAGGTCACTAAG ATATTAGTTGCTGCTTTGACATTTTTCCTTGGGAAAGATGAAGAGGAGAAACAGGACAGCGACTCAGAGTCTGAG GATGAAGGACCAACAGCAAGAGACCTGCTAGTGCAATATGCCACAGGGAAAAAAAGttccaaaaacaagaaaaggttgGAAAAGGCTATGAAAGTGCTCAAG aaacaaaaaaagaagaaaaaaccagAGGTGTTTAACTTTTCAGCTATTCATTTGATTCATGATCCCCAAG ATTTTGCAGAAAAACTACTAAAGCAGCTAGAGAGCTCTAAGGAGAGGTTTGAGGTGAAAATGATGCTCATGAACCTCATCTCCAGATTGGTGGGAATTCACGAG CTTTTTCTCTTCAACTTCTATCCCTTTGTGCAAAGATTTCTGCAGCCCCACCAAAGAG AGGTAACAAAGATTCTTCTGTTTGCTGCCCAAGCATCTCATCACTTAGTACCCCCAGAG ATCATTCAGTCATTGCTCATGACTGTGGCCAACAATTTTGTCACCGACAAGAACTCTGGGGAGGTCATGACAGTAGG aatcAATGCTATAAAAGAGATAACAGCTCGATGTCCTCTAGCCATGACTGAAGAACTTCTCCAAGACCTGGCTCAGTATAAAACACACAAAGATAAGA atgtgatgATGTCTGCTAGAACTTTGATTCAGCTCTTCCGAACACTGAATCCTCAGATGTTGCAAAAGAAATTCCGG ggTAAGCCTACAGAGGCCTCCATAGAAGCAAGAGTGCAAGAATATGGAGAATTAGATGCTAAAGATTACATTCCAGGAGCAGAAGTTCTAGAagttgaaaaagaagagaatgctGAAAATGATGaag ATGGGTGGGAGACCACCAGTCTCAGTGAGGAGGCAGACGCCGATGGTGAGTGGGTTGATGTGCACCACTCTTCTGATGAAGAACAGCAAGAAATC TCCAAGAAGCTCAACAGCATGCCCATGGACGAGCGGAGAGCCAAAGCTGCGGCCGTTAGCACTAGCCGAGTTTTAACTCAGGAAGACTTCCAGAAAATCCGCATGGCCCAAATGAGGAAAGAACTTGACGCTGCACCAGGGAAGGCCCAAAAGAGGAAACACATTGAAATAGATAGTGATGAGGAGCCCAG GGGTGAGTTACTTTCTCTTCGGGACATTGAACGCCTTCATaaaaaaccaaagtctgacaaggAGACAAGACTAGCAACGGCAATG GCTGGGAAGACAGACCGAAAAGAATTtgtgaggaagaaaaccaaaatgaaccCATTTTCTAGTTCcacaaataaagagaagaaaaaacagaagaactTCATGATGATGCGGTATAGCCATAATGTCCGGTCAAAGAACAAGCGTTCCTTCCGAGAAAAGCAG